A genome region from Streptomyces pratensis includes the following:
- a CDS encoding SCO6881 family protein translates to MGVCDFPLMDKVCGAVDFATNPAGTVTDGLGAWIAKSAGELASSAADLAAKAVNKTTAIDLNAGWFRDNYELLLPIGLALTVGIFCIQLMTAAWRRDERALAKAAFGTMTGVLFSFSAIAFTTVAITVVDALSDGLFKAANTSIDDAIRRVIKVDQMGAMYGLGWGVPALVAFGCGIGAFLYWGVMVARKVGVLIMVALAVFAGAGGGWEVAKRWRRGWIEATGTLIVSKLLMTVVFLIGVSAMGKTDASDGMAALSDAMAGIVVMVLVLLCPYATYKFVHWASDGGGHDDMHRTGVAGMAVAAGAAKTAGSLALRAGTGAPAPQGPNQVPGAGTDGVASGINPSGGNLSKEGIDAGPPKQQTRFRYGEDPNASGDKGRALIQRPGIPPLITRPGEDEPEGSESTAQGVAVGSGPLTGASAPGGDMTSMPPADPGPSASGTPASASGPSATGSATSTNWVHPTQPPSGS, encoded by the coding sequence ATGGGAGTCTGCGACTTCCCGCTGATGGACAAGGTGTGCGGCGCCGTCGACTTCGCCACCAACCCCGCCGGCACCGTCACCGACGGTCTCGGCGCGTGGATCGCGAAGTCGGCGGGCGAGCTGGCGTCCAGCGCGGCCGACCTGGCCGCCAAGGCCGTCAACAAGACGACGGCCATCGACCTCAACGCCGGGTGGTTCCGCGACAACTACGAGCTGCTGCTGCCCATCGGCCTCGCCCTGACCGTCGGCATCTTCTGCATCCAGCTCATGACCGCGGCCTGGCGCCGAGACGAACGTGCCCTCGCCAAGGCGGCGTTCGGCACCATGACCGGAGTCCTGTTCAGCTTCTCCGCAATCGCTTTCACGACCGTCGCCATCACCGTAGTGGACGCACTGTCCGACGGCCTCTTCAAAGCCGCCAACACCTCGATCGACGACGCGATCCGTCGTGTGATCAAGGTTGATCAGATGGGGGCCATGTACGGCCTCGGCTGGGGTGTGCCCGCGCTGGTCGCCTTCGGGTGTGGCATCGGCGCCTTCCTCTACTGGGGCGTGATGGTCGCCCGCAAGGTCGGCGTCCTGATCATGGTCGCGCTCGCGGTATTCGCCGGGGCCGGCGGCGGCTGGGAAGTCGCCAAGCGGTGGCGGCGCGGCTGGATCGAGGCCACCGGCACCCTGATCGTCTCCAAACTGCTGATGACCGTCGTCTTCCTCATCGGCGTCTCCGCCATGGGCAAGACCGACGCCAGCGACGGGATGGCGGCCCTGTCGGACGCGATGGCCGGCATCGTCGTGATGGTCTTGGTGCTGCTCTGCCCCTACGCGACGTACAAGTTCGTGCACTGGGCCAGCGATGGCGGCGGCCACGACGACATGCACCGTACCGGCGTCGCCGGCATGGCGGTCGCCGCAGGAGCGGCGAAGACCGCAGGCAGCCTCGCACTGCGGGCCGGTACCGGCGCCCCCGCTCCGCAGGGTCCGAACCAGGTCCCGGGCGCGGGCACCGATGGCGTCGCCTCCGGTATCAACCCCTCCGGCGGCAACCTCAGCAAGGAGGGCATCGACGCCGGGCCGCCCAAGCAGCAGACCCGCTTCCGGTACGGCGAAGACCCGAACGCGAGCGGCGACAAGGGCCGGGCGCTGATTCAGCGCCCCGGGATCCCGCCACTGATCACACGTCCTGGCGAGGACGAACCGGAAGGGTCCGAATCGACTGCCCAAGGCGTTGCGGTCGGCTCCGGTCCCCTCACAGGCGCATCGGCTCCGGGCGGCGACATGACCTCCATGCCGCCAGCCGACCCCGGACCTTCGGCCTCGGGCACTCCGGCGTCCG
- a CDS encoding DUF6112 family protein: MYLADQVIQLAYDPGIKPNEGGLPGLNVLKQVMGSINLFGLIAVVGALAVSAGVWAWGHHSGGHQAEANGKKGVLVSAGAALLLGAANGVVAFFSTLGTQVH, translated from the coding sequence ATGTATCTCGCTGACCAGGTCATACAGCTCGCCTACGACCCCGGAATCAAGCCGAACGAGGGAGGGCTCCCTGGCCTCAACGTCCTCAAGCAGGTGATGGGCTCGATCAACTTGTTCGGGCTCATCGCCGTGGTCGGCGCCCTCGCCGTCAGCGCGGGCGTATGGGCCTGGGGTCACCACTCGGGTGGCCACCAGGCCGAGGCGAACGGGAAGAAGGGCGTGCTGGTCAGCGCGGGCGCGGCCCTTCTTCTCGGTGCGGCCAACGGTGTCGTGGCGTTCTTCTCGACGCTCGGGACGCAGGTCCACTGA
- a CDS encoding C40 family peptidase — translation MKKTTGALVGLCATGPLLLALPILGIGAGTASASCSTGGAQGVDTSAVAKQVKAILDGGDKGSVSVPGLDAPADQVPNAKTIQATGVAMNIPARGQVVALATALQESGLRNLTYGDRDSLGLFQQRPSLGWGTARQILDPVHASTKFYERLKKVSGWQSLSVTQAAQAVQKSGFPEAYAKWEPLATALQKAIEPLLREAGGASPSPSPSGSADTGSPSPDSAGGCSADGDGTDFGTIPAGALPDEYKIPASAPPKVQTAIRWALGQLGTPYQWGGTCADSHGKNPMGRCDCSSLMQGAYKAAGVTLTRTTYTQVKDGKAVSVDALKPGDLLFTEGTAAVPEHVGMAIGQGLIVHAPHTGDVVRITTVASWKSRILAARRVV, via the coding sequence GTGAAGAAGACGACGGGAGCCCTCGTCGGTCTGTGCGCCACCGGACCACTCCTGCTGGCACTGCCGATTCTCGGCATCGGCGCCGGGACCGCCTCAGCCTCGTGCTCGACCGGCGGTGCACAAGGTGTGGACACCTCCGCCGTCGCCAAGCAGGTGAAGGCCATCCTGGACGGCGGCGACAAGGGCTCGGTCTCCGTGCCGGGCCTGGACGCTCCTGCCGACCAGGTGCCCAACGCCAAGACGATCCAGGCCACGGGCGTCGCGATGAACATCCCCGCCCGAGGGCAGGTCGTCGCCCTGGCGACCGCTCTGCAGGAGAGCGGCCTGCGAAACCTGACCTACGGCGACCGCGATTCGCTGGGTCTCTTCCAGCAGCGGCCGTCGTTGGGCTGGGGCACGGCCCGCCAGATCCTTGACCCGGTGCACGCCTCGACGAAGTTCTACGAGCGGCTCAAGAAGGTCTCCGGCTGGCAGTCCCTCTCTGTCACCCAGGCCGCCCAGGCGGTGCAGAAGTCGGGCTTCCCCGAGGCGTACGCCAAGTGGGAGCCGCTGGCCACCGCGCTGCAGAAGGCCATCGAGCCCTTGCTGCGGGAGGCCGGCGGTGCATCGCCGAGCCCGTCGCCGTCCGGTTCTGCCGACACCGGCAGCCCTTCTCCCGATTCCGCGGGGGGTTGTTCGGCGGACGGTGACGGGACGGACTTCGGCACCATCCCGGCGGGCGCGTTGCCGGACGAGTACAAGATCCCCGCCTCCGCGCCGCCGAAGGTGCAGACGGCGATCCGGTGGGCACTCGGTCAGCTCGGCACGCCGTATCAGTGGGGCGGCACGTGCGCCGACTCCCACGGCAAGAACCCGATGGGCCGCTGCGACTGCTCCTCCCTGATGCAGGGCGCGTACAAGGCAGCCGGGGTCACCCTGACGCGGACCACGTACACGCAGGTCAAGGACGGCAAGGCCGTCTCGGTCGATGCCCTCAAGCCGGGCGACCTCCTCTTCACCGAGGGGACGGCCGCCGTACCGGAACACGTCGGGATGGCAATCGGGCAGGGCCTGATCGTCCACGCCCCGCACACCGGTGACGTCGTGCGGATCACCACCGTCGCGTCCTGGAAATCGCGGATTCTCGCGGCCCGCCGAGTCGTCTGA
- a CDS encoding DNA-methyltransferase has product MSYTLHRGDALTVLKSLPDESVQAVITDPPYNSGGRTSSDRTGRTARAKYVTSNSAHDLANFPGENRDQRSYRSWLTELLTEAYRASTEHAVAMVFTDWRQEPTTSDALQMAGWTWSGTIPWIKPSSRPRKGGPKQDSEFIIWGVKGSLDNTRDLYLPGHYIASQPRKGRVHITQKPVEVMQQLVQVCPEGGTVLDPFTGSGSTGVAALREGRRFVGVELSAHYADVAEERLRAELTKSDFELAGPEA; this is encoded by the coding sequence ATGAGCTACACGCTGCACCGAGGCGACGCCCTGACCGTCCTGAAGTCCCTCCCGGACGAGAGCGTCCAGGCGGTGATCACCGACCCGCCGTACAACTCCGGAGGCCGCACCAGCTCCGATCGAACCGGCCGCACCGCTCGCGCCAAGTACGTCACGAGCAACTCGGCGCACGACCTCGCCAACTTCCCCGGCGAGAACCGCGACCAGCGCTCCTACCGCTCCTGGCTCACCGAACTTCTCACCGAGGCGTACCGGGCCTCGACCGAGCACGCGGTCGCGATGGTCTTCACCGACTGGCGACAGGAGCCGACCACCTCCGACGCCCTCCAGATGGCGGGATGGACCTGGAGCGGCACAATTCCGTGGATCAAGCCGTCCAGCCGGCCCCGCAAGGGCGGGCCCAAGCAGGACTCGGAGTTCATCATCTGGGGCGTCAAGGGCTCCCTCGACAACACCCGCGACCTCTACCTGCCGGGGCACTACATCGCCTCCCAGCCCCGCAAGGGCCGGGTTCACATCACCCAGAAGCCGGTCGAGGTCATGCAGCAGCTCGTCCAGGTCTGCCCCGAGGGTGGCACCGTCCTTGACCCGTTCACCGGCAGCGGCTCCACCGGGGTCGCGGCCCTGCGCGAGGGGCGCCGCTTCGTGGGCGTCGAGCTGTCCGCGCACTACGCGGACGTCGCCGAGGAGCGGCTGCGGGCCGAACTGACGAAGAGCGACTTCGAGCTGGCCGGACCGGAGGCATGA
- a CDS encoding DUF5655 domain-containing protein, protein MTDLKLFRLDTEGQDVELRGSTVTLEVELQRRVEAGMEAMLGIRFLASEYPTGPWHRGRIDSLGLDENGTPALIEYKKGADSGVLSQAVSYLSWLDSARHEFEALVKEKLGSEAAESIDWRNPRMVCIAAGFSHHDRVAVHRLRERVDLVRYRVFEGGLLSLLLIESTPGSTRQVSDRRQSREREVTAGAAGGGGKTSAQATAAAGAVPGCLQDLYAELDEALTAWGEVEVASLRHYIAYRRSSVIFRPKHEAILVYLRLDPDTVKLEEGFTRDMRGIGHLGTGDLEARVVSAADLEKAAPLIRRAFEAA, encoded by the coding sequence GTGACCGACCTGAAGCTGTTCCGGCTGGATACCGAAGGCCAGGACGTCGAGCTGCGCGGCTCCACGGTGACGCTGGAGGTGGAGCTGCAGCGGCGGGTCGAGGCAGGCATGGAGGCCATGCTCGGCATCCGCTTCCTGGCGTCGGAGTACCCGACGGGGCCTTGGCACCGGGGCCGGATCGACTCGCTCGGCCTGGACGAGAACGGCACACCTGCGCTGATCGAGTACAAGAAAGGCGCCGACAGCGGTGTCCTATCTCAGGCTGTCTCCTATCTCTCGTGGTTGGACTCCGCGCGCCACGAGTTCGAGGCCCTGGTCAAGGAGAAGCTGGGCTCCGAGGCCGCCGAGTCGATCGACTGGCGGAACCCTCGGATGGTCTGCATCGCCGCTGGCTTCTCGCACCACGACCGAGTCGCAGTGCATCGTCTGCGCGAGCGGGTCGACCTGGTGCGCTACCGCGTCTTCGAGGGTGGGCTGCTGAGCTTGCTGCTGATCGAGTCCACTCCCGGATCCACGAGACAGGTCTCGGATCGTCGCCAGAGCCGCGAGCGGGAGGTCACGGCTGGTGCCGCTGGCGGAGGCGGGAAGACATCCGCTCAGGCGACTGCCGCCGCGGGTGCGGTCCCTGGCTGCCTGCAGGACCTGTACGCGGAACTGGACGAGGCGCTCACGGCATGGGGCGAGGTGGAGGTGGCGTCCCTGCGGCACTACATCGCCTACCGGCGGTCGTCGGTGATCTTCCGTCCGAAGCACGAGGCGATCCTGGTGTACCTCAGACTCGACCCGGACACGGTCAAGTTGGAGGAGGGCTTCACCCGGGACATGCGCGGTATCGGACACCTCGGGACCGGCGACCTGGAGGCCCGCGTCGTCTCGGCAGCCGACTTGGAGAAGGCGGCGCCGCTGATCCGGCGGGCGTTCGAGGCGGCCTGA
- a CDS encoding serine/threonine-protein kinase: protein MSGASVPSRIGPYLVERRLGAGGMGEVYLAYSVAGEPVAVKVIRPDRTDPHTRARFEREAAMARTISGTGRVARFIEADPFAEQPWLAMDYVPGRPLSDVVKDQGLLSTPLVASLGALLAEGLAAVHAAGLVHRDLKAQNVVLGDFGPVIIDFGLGAFVGASKGSLTQAGVVIGTVRCMPPEQALGELEVTQAADVYGLGTVLLYAATGHYPYDGARWEAVAAQVVNAEIGPDLSGLPAELTPVVSAMLAHKAEDRPSLEEVTRQCADLMRLLGTSPARARRALIQETTPRDHPTMVLPQPDTPMLDRLDSLERQLREESAAPADNVPALPFDGESSSDTPAQGDVQSDVESSLVSVQESPSERPAEPAPKKGRPPASRRVADELRKRYAMGPALAWSKR, encoded by the coding sequence GTGAGCGGCGCGTCTGTACCGTCGCGTATCGGGCCGTACCTCGTCGAGCGGCGGCTCGGCGCGGGCGGGATGGGGGAGGTATACCTCGCCTACTCGGTCGCGGGTGAACCGGTCGCCGTGAAGGTGATCCGGCCCGACCGCACGGATCCGCATACGCGTGCCCGATTCGAACGCGAGGCGGCGATGGCGCGCACGATCTCTGGTACGGGTCGTGTGGCCCGTTTCATTGAGGCAGACCCGTTCGCTGAGCAGCCCTGGCTGGCCATGGACTACGTTCCCGGCCGCCCGCTCTCCGATGTCGTGAAAGATCAAGGCCTGCTGTCCACGCCACTCGTGGCGAGTCTTGGCGCGCTGTTGGCCGAGGGGCTTGCCGCTGTGCACGCCGCGGGGCTGGTGCACCGTGACCTGAAGGCGCAGAACGTCGTCCTCGGTGACTTCGGTCCGGTGATCATCGACTTTGGTCTGGGCGCTTTCGTCGGGGCGTCCAAGGGGTCGCTCACGCAGGCCGGCGTGGTCATCGGCACCGTGCGTTGCATGCCGCCTGAGCAGGCTCTGGGTGAGCTGGAGGTGACTCAGGCGGCTGATGTGTACGGGCTGGGCACGGTACTTCTGTACGCGGCGACTGGGCACTATCCGTACGACGGCGCCCGGTGGGAGGCGGTGGCTGCGCAAGTGGTCAACGCCGAGATCGGGCCCGACCTGTCCGGGCTGCCCGCCGAACTGACCCCCGTCGTGTCGGCCATGCTGGCGCACAAGGCGGAGGACCGCCCCTCCCTGGAGGAGGTGACCCGGCAGTGTGCCGATCTGATGCGTCTGCTGGGTACGAGTCCGGCCCGGGCACGGCGCGCTCTCATCCAGGAGACGACGCCGAGGGACCATCCCACGATGGTGCTGCCTCAGCCTGATACGCCCATGCTGGACCGGCTCGACTCGCTGGAGAGGCAGCTGCGCGAGGAGTCGGCGGCCCCGGCGGATAACGTCCCCGCCTTGCCGTTCGATGGTGAATCCAGCTCGGACACTCCGGCCCAGGGCGATGTCCAGAGCGACGTCGAAAGCTCGCTCGTGTCCGTGCAGGAATCCCCCAGCGAACGCCCGGCCGAACCCGCGCCGAAGAAGGGTCGTCCCCCCGCTTCCCGGCGGGTCGCCGACGAGCTGCGGAAGCGCTACGCGATGGGCCCGGCGCTGGCCTGGTCGAAGCGCTGA